The Achromobacter spanius genome includes the window AACGCGCCGACGTGATCGCCGCCGAAGACACGCGCGCCAGCCGCACCTTGCTGGACGCCTGGGGCGTCAGCACGCCGCTCATGGCCGCGCACCGCCACAATGAAGCCACCGCCGCCCAAGCCATCTGTGAACGCCTGGCCCAAGGCCAGCGCGTGGCGCTGGTGTCCGACGCGGGCGCGCCCGCCGTCAGCGACCCCGGCGCGCGCGTGGTGCGCGCCGTGCGCGAGGCCGGCTTCGCGGTTGTGCCCGTGCCGGGGCCCAGCGCCGTCATCGCGGCGCTGATGGGCAGCGGCGTGACCACCGACGAAAATCCCGCCTATGCGTTTGCCGGTTTCCCGCCGCCCAAGGCCGTTGCCCGCCAGCGCTGGCTACGTTCGTGGTGCGCTTTGTCCGCGCCCGTGGTGATGTTCGAATCCCCCCACCGGCTGGCCGCCACGCTGGCGGACCTTCTGGAAGTCTGCGGCCCCGACCGGCAATTGACCGTGGCGCGCGAGCTCACCAAGCGCTTTGAAGAAATCGCCACCATCACGATGGGCGAAGCGGCGGCCTGGCTGGCCGCCGACGCTCACCGCGAACAGGGTGAATTCGTGCTGATCGCGCATGCCGCCGTCGAGCAGGAAATCGACGTGGACGCCGATCCGCGCACCGACGTGTTGCTGGACGCGCTGTTGGAGTCGCTGTCCGTGCGCGATGCCGCGCGGGTCGCCGCCAAGGTCACGGGCCAGCCGCGCGACGTGTTGTACAACCGGGCGCTGTCGCGCAAGAAGTCGGCGGAGTAAGCCATGGCGTACCCAACAATCGTGTCGAAAAAACCCGCCGATCCGCTGGAAACCTTGGCATACCGCGACATGCCCACCCCCTTGGGGGAACTGCGCCTGGTCGCCAGCCCGAAAGGCCTGCGTGGCGCCTGGTTCACGGACCAGGAATCGCTGCCATCGCCTGACGGCTGGGCGCACACGGACACCGATCCCATCCTGGAGCAGGCGCGTCGCGAACTGGACGAATGGTTCGCGGGCAAGCGCCGCGCGTTCGACGTGGCGCTGGACCCGGTCGGCACCACTTTCCAGCACAAGGTCTGGCAGTCACTGTGCGCGCTGGATTTCGGCAAGCTTGCCAGCTATGGCGACCTGGCCCGCAGCGTGGGGCGGCCCAAGGGCGCGCAGGCGGTCGGCGGCGCGGTCGGCCGCAACCCCATCATCATCATCATTCCGTGTCACCGCGTGATTGGCGCCGATACCTCTCTGACGGGGTTTGGCGGCGGGCTCCCGCGCAAGCAGGCGCTGCTGGCCCACGAAGGCAACCGCTATGTCAGCCGCAACCCGCGCGCGCGCCGCGTCTGCGACGGGCAAGCCGAGCTGCCTTGGTGAAGCTGCCTCGGTGATGCTGCCTCGGTAACGCTGCCCTGGTAAGCCCGAAAGCCGCCCGCGTTTACTGCGTGGCGATGCTGGGCAGGATGCCGATGCGGTCCGACACTGTCGGCACCGCGTTCAACGCGCTTTGGCGATCGGGGTAGGGCCCGATCCGGACCCGGTACAGGTTGTTCGATTGATCCACCTGGGCGGGCGGCGCGCCCACCGAGCTCAGCTGCGGATTGATGCGGGCAACCAGCGATTGCGCATTGCCGGGCTGGCTGAATGCACCCACTTGCAGATAGACATTGCCGATGCCGGCTGCGGGCGCCTGGCGTACCGGGGCCGAACCCGCGGCGGGGCCGGGCAAGGGTTCAGCCGTCAAAGCCACCGGCGCGGCGCTCAACGGCGCCTGGACGGGCAAGGAGCCCGTGGCGGAATCGGGTTCCGGCGCCGGCGCCGCGGGCGTGCCTTGCGAGGCCAGGCGTCGGATCTCTTCCTGCGGAATACTCTCCACCACAACCTGGCCGCTACCCGGTCCGATGATGCCCAGCTTGTAGGCGGCCACGTAGGACAAATCCATGATGCGGTCGCTATGGAACGGCCCACGGTCGTTTACGCGCACGATGATCGTCTTGCCGTTGACCAGGCTGGTGACGCGCGCATAGCTGGGAAGCGGCAGCGTCGTGTGGGCCGCCGTCATGGCGTACATGTCGTAGGACTCGCCGATGGACGTGGAATTGCCGTGAAACTTCTTGCCGTACCAGGATGCCAGGCCGCGCTGCTTATACGCTTGGCCGCTGGTGTCCGGCACGTAGCGCTTGCCGAAAACCACATAGGGCCGGTTGGCGCCGCTGGCATAGGGTTCGATACGGGGCACCGCATCCGGCACCTGGTCCAGATTCGACGGCGGGTTGGCGTCCGGGCCGTCGTCCTTGTAGTACCCACCGCCCTTTTTGCGTCCCCCGGTGGAAGAGCAACCGGCCACGGCAATGGCCAGCAACAGCATCAGGATCAGGTGTAGCGGGCGAGACAGGGTCATGCGGATTCGGTGGGCAATTGGTTTCGGTGGCGCACCAGCAAGGGATCGTGGTCGGCGAAGCGCAGCGCCAACTGCTCCACCACATAGACCGAGCGGTGCTGGCCGCCCGTGCAGCCGATTGCCACGGTGAGGTAGTTGCGGGTGTCTTGGGTGTATTGCGGCAGCCAGCGGTTCAGGAAGCCGGCGATGTCGTCGACCATCTGCCCCACTTGCTCGTAACCGGCCAGCCAGGTGGCCACGGGTTCGTCGCGGCCGGTCAGCGGTCGCAGGTTGCG containing:
- the rsmI gene encoding 16S rRNA (cytidine(1402)-2'-O)-methyltransferase translates to MNQNVSPPPGGDAWSRVADRVAGQHWPASTLYVVATPIGNLGDLGLRAWHALQRADVIAAEDTRASRTLLDAWGVSTPLMAAHRHNEATAAQAICERLAQGQRVALVSDAGAPAVSDPGARVVRAVREAGFAVVPVPGPSAVIAALMGSGVTTDENPAYAFAGFPPPKAVARQRWLRSWCALSAPVVMFESPHRLAATLADLLEVCGPDRQLTVARELTKRFEEIATITMGEAAAWLAADAHREQGEFVLIAHAAVEQEIDVDADPRTDVLLDALLESLSVRDAARVAAKVTGQPRDVLYNRALSRKKSAE
- a CDS encoding septal ring lytic transglycosylase RlpA family protein, with product MTLSRPLHLILMLLLAIAVAGCSSTGGRKKGGGYYKDDGPDANPPSNLDQVPDAVPRIEPYASGANRPYVVFGKRYVPDTSGQAYKQRGLASWYGKKFHGNSTSIGESYDMYAMTAAHTTLPLPSYARVTSLVNGKTIIVRVNDRGPFHSDRIMDLSYVAAYKLGIIGPGSGQVVVESIPQEEIRRLASQGTPAAPAPEPDSATGSLPVQAPLSAAPVALTAEPLPGPAAGSAPVRQAPAAGIGNVYLQVGAFSQPGNAQSLVARINPQLSSVGAPPAQVDQSNNLYRVRIGPYPDRQSALNAVPTVSDRIGILPSIATQ
- a CDS encoding methylated-DNA--[protein]-cysteine S-methyltransferase, whose amino-acid sequence is MAYPTIVSKKPADPLETLAYRDMPTPLGELRLVASPKGLRGAWFTDQESLPSPDGWAHTDTDPILEQARRELDEWFAGKRRAFDVALDPVGTTFQHKVWQSLCALDFGKLASYGDLARSVGRPKGAQAVGGAVGRNPIIIIIPCHRVIGADTSLTGFGGGLPRKQALLAHEGNRYVSRNPRARRVCDGQAELPW